TGCCCTCCCAAGGGGGCCAGGCAGCCGTCCTCACGTGCTGTGGGGCAGTAGGAGCCTGGTGGGCCAGCCAGGGCCCCCCTTAGCCCCGTGGTGGTGGTCTCCTGGGACCCGCCATGCTCAGCACTCAGCCTCGGAGAAGAGGGCACCATCCTGCTTGCCGATCTCGGCCAcggcagcagccagctgggagaGGTTGCCATTGGGGAAGTGCCGCGCTTCCCACAAGTTGAGGATcatggctgtggggctggccTTCGAGGCGAAGAAGCTGAGATGGCTggaaggggacagagggaccACATCAGGACACAGGGATGGCTCCACATCCCATTACCACCCCCATGCTAGCCTCACCTTGTGCAGCATCCCACTCCCAGGATCCCACAGCATTCCAGCATTCATCCATAGGTGCAGGATGAGGCCAGAACCCCGTCTCCATCCACCATGCCACCTTATCCCCAGCACTATCCTCAGCCTGAGTTACCTGTCGAGGTTGAGCTTCTGTGCCAGTGTCCTCCAGTCAGCTCCCCGTGTGCCCGGCGGGTCCAGGCTGCTGATGATCTTTTGGCGGATGAGGAAGGGGATCTTGAAGGCACTGGGGCCCACCAGAGCTGGGGTGCCCACCTCTTCGGGGACCAGCCAGTCTGAAAACCTCGTGTCCTAGGGAAGAGcaccagcagggagggagagggatgtGAGGCAATCCTACGGCCACCCCCAGGAGTGCCCCAGCCTTGCCCTCACCTTGGCGATGTTGAAGTTGACGGTGAAGCTCTGCCCGTCTCCCTCCACTTGCCAGACCCAGATCTTGCAGGCCAGCTCACAGGTGCTGGTGCTCAGGCGCTCCAGGGTGAAGGTGCAGTGCAAGAAGGGCTGCAGCCCACTCCAGATGTGGTAGAAGGGGATCTCCTGCAGTGGGTTGTCAGAGCTGGGGGTGTCAGAGTGGCAGGAACACCCCCCTACACCTCTATCCCCATCCCCACACACTGATCAGACTCCTCACCTGGTAGCTGGCGAGGAGCTTGCTCTTCCAGAGGGAGCTGGGCATATCGTGGATGGAGAGGCGCAGGTTGTGGTAGCTGTCCTTGAAGTGCAGCACCCGGGGAGCTCCGATCAGCTGCCCccccagctgcttctccagctggaTCACCTCCTGCCAGCACAAGCAGCAGTCAGGCAGGAGATGCCACACACCAGGAGCGCTGCTCTTGCTCCAAGCCGGGATAGGCAGGTTGGGGATGCCGGTACCTTGAGGACGTCCTGGGTGTCACTGAGGCAGTAGACGCGGATGTTGTACTCGAGCGAGGGGCAGGCGGCCGGCGCGAACAGGACCAGCTTGAGGCGCTTGGAGGCCGCCATGCTGAGCGACTCCCCGACCAGGGCGAAGCGCCCCAGCTGCTCCGTGAACACGTAGCAAGCCTGCGCTTCCAGCTGGCAGTAGTACAGCTCCGTGCACGGCTCAGCGCCCAGCTGCAGCACGTCCTGCGGCACCCAGGCAGAGATGCACCTCAGCCATGGCTGTCCCTCCTCCATCCCCGAAACCCCTCGCCCCGCTCACCTCCCACGTGCCCTCGCACGACTGCTTCTTCAGCCGGATGCTCCAGTTCTCAGCACTGGCTTCCACGCAGTGCCCCATGGCCAGGATGGCGGGGCGGGTGAGGAGGACCCCGGGGGGGCCACAGCTGACAATGGGGCTCAGCAGCGTCTGGCAGCCGGCCAGAGGCAGCCTGGGGCAGCGATGGGGGCAGCTGAGTCAGGACAGACCCTGCTCCACCAGCCCcgtgccccagcagccctgtcACCTACCTCACCTCCTCCTGCTTGTGCAGAGTCAGGTAGACCTCATAGATCTTCCCCCGTGGGATGGCATCGGGTGGGATGAGCAGGCTGATCCCtgggtgggaatgggggtgcaggcaggggggTGAGCCCCATGAGGACCCTGCCTGACCTGGGCAGTGCTCTGGAACCCCCACCCTGCTGTACCTGTGTTGGGGATCATGAGCCGCCCCCCCAGGAAGTTGAAGGTGCCATAGGCCATGTTGTTGGTGCCGCGGGGCAGGGAGCGAAAGTAGCTCTGGGTGGAGAGCCGGGCCACGAAGTCGGCACCCTCGGCAGCGGGTGAGCTGTGGTGCAGAGTGTGCCGTCCAGCACCCAGTGGGCTCAGCAGGTGCCCAttgggcagctggagcttgGCAGGGCCATCCTGGCGTGGGCAGAGCGAGCCCTGGTAGgtcatggtggtggtgctgagGTCTGGCTGGATGGTGAGCAGGCTGGGGttgtctgcagcacagagaaagtGACTGTAGCACTGGGGCAAGGCAGAAACAGGGGGTCCCCACAGGTGGTGCAAGGGCACAATCAGCCCCAGAGGGCATGGGGCACACCATCCTGGCCCCATAGTGAGGACCCCATAGTGAGCACAGCCACTCCTGGGATCTGACCCGATGTGGCACAGAACACTGACCCCGCAGTCAGAAACTCTTTAAGCTACAGAGTCCCTGTCCCTAGGTCAGGGATCCCATAAGCAAAGAATCCCTACTCAAGATCTGGAGCACCGCAGGGCAcaaaaccccacccagggaTGCCCTGTAGCAGACAGCCCCTTCCCAGAGACCCCCTGCCCCATATGACACCTGCAGGTCCAGGGGACACCATGTCCCAGTGTGGGTGCCCTGTCCCTGCAACACTCACTCACCAGCCTTGCTGGGTTTGATGCTGACGGGCTGGAAGCCGGCGGTGAGGATAGAGGAATCGGCCACATCAGCATCCAGGCCCCCCTTCTTGCGGCAGTACACCAGCacccccaccagcagcagcagcaccaggcacaCGGCCACGGCCACCAGCCCCACGTACAGCGCTACGTCCTCTGCGCCGGGGGCAGCTGTGTGGGACAGGGCGTCAGCACACATGGCCACTCCCcggtcccctctcccaggggacagccctgccaTCCCCACTGTGCTCACCCACCGTGGGTGCAGAGCTCAGAGGTGCAGTTGCGA
Above is a window of Corvus moneduloides isolate bCorMon1 chromosome 15, bCorMon1.pri, whole genome shotgun sequence DNA encoding:
- the UNC5A gene encoding netrin receptor UNC5A — translated: MGARPPRRRAPPAAAAAAAAAAPGPLGALLAAALLAAAGAQQSATVANPASGASPDLLPHFQLEPEDVYIVKNKAVSLACRATPATQIYFKCNGEWVHQGDHVTQHSTNRSTGLPVMEVRIEVTRQQVEKIFGLEEYWCQCVAWSSSGTTKSQKAFVRIAYLRKNFEQEPTAREVSIEQGIVLPCRPPEGIPPAEVEWLRNEELVDPALDANVYVTPEHSLVLRQARLADTANYTCVAKNIVARRRSASAAITVYVNGGWSTWTQWSGCSTSCGRGWQKRSRTCTNPTPLNGGAFCEGQNVQKTACTTLCPVDGAWSEWSKWSECGAECTHWRSRECSEPAPRNGGQDCHGPELDTRNCTSELCTHAAPGAEDVALYVGLVAVAVCLVLLLLVGVLVYCRKKGGLDADVADSSILTAGFQPVSIKPSKADNPSLLTIQPDLSTTTMTYQGSLCPRQDGPAKLQLPNGHLLSPLGAGRHTLHHSSPAAEGADFVARLSTQSYFRSLPRGTNNMAYGTFNFLGGRLMIPNTGISLLIPPDAIPRGKIYEVYLTLHKQEEVRLPLAGCQTLLSPIVSCGPPGVLLTRPAILAMGHCVEASAENWSIRLKKQSCEGTWEDVLQLGAEPCTELYYCQLEAQACYVFTEQLGRFALVGESLSMAASKRLKLVLFAPAACPSLEYNIRVYCLSDTQDVLKEVIQLEKQLGGQLIGAPRVLHFKDSYHNLRLSIHDMPSSLWKSKLLASYQEIPFYHIWSGLQPFLHCTFTLERLSTSTCELACKIWVWQVEGDGQSFTVNFNIAKDTRFSDWLVPEEVGTPALVGPSAFKIPFLIRQKIISSLDPPGTRGADWRTLAQKLNLDSHLSFFASKASPTAMILNLWEARHFPNGNLSQLAAAVAEIGKQDGALFSEAEC